A window of Brienomyrus brachyistius isolate T26 unplaced genomic scaffold, BBRACH_0.4 scaffold36, whole genome shotgun sequence genomic DNA:
aaacacctcctgatgcagtataaatatgcatgtggataatgtgaaaagttaaactttattgtgaaaatattattttataataataattgtctaatgaaaatcgcgacattattacgaaacaataaattgtaaaatttaaaaattatacatagaagacaagtgttattatgaaatataattttatgaaattcatgaaattttatgaaattatttaaaaataaaaggatacattattgaaatatttatcattttatttatattttttgatatacttattttattttgagtgtcATGGCGTCCCGTACAAACATCTTCGGCGGCACGGCCTTACTGTACTGTGGCTCTAGTGAGTTATTCTGTACTatgaagggttactggcttgtcggatgtaaggtaccacagtttaaatggacttcatattcgtttacttacattttgcccagactaccttaaatccgacaagctagtaaccccgctagtaagaccggacaagtaggtcatgacaactttaccgaaccagacttgatctgagtgtttcgtagcaattacacgaacaagtgttaagacaaaatccatttatttaaaattaacttttagataataacaataattgatactttcactgatccctttggggaaattcttttagatagaaaggggaaattcttttaaattagcctgacctgtatctccgcccttcctgtagcagctgagactgtatcatggcctctgtgttcatccatcgtacagagataacagatacactgctggtcgttacggcagtagacctccaggggtttgtcatgGTTGGAACAGACCatgtccttcagatggccggtggcatcaatgagcttgtgctgttttgcatggtggagtttgttgtgaagctgcaggtcagtttcacagtaggaggccagacacaccaggcaggacttgacagctttgtgttttctcccagtacagacgtcacactccacatctccaggtccagcatactggtcagcaggagcagctgcttgtagtccagtcttcttcagtttctccaccacttcagccagcatggtgtttctgcccagaacaggtctgggtatgaaggtctgtctgcactgggggcagctgtaaactccagcatgatcttcctgatcccagcagctcttaatgcagctcatacagtaactatGTCCACAGGGAATAGCCACTGGATCCTTTAGTATATCTAGACAGATTGCACAACTTAACTCATTTACATCCACTGCaactctggcttctgccattttaccacgaacactgataggattcagtctcgttttctctcacagtcgtctgtgtgtgacagtgggaggaacttcctgcttctcagactgcagcaggtgtggttttggactgagaccagactgagaagagcagactgggcaaacagtggagctgcagtttatgaacaaaatagtacattatacaaactgtacccaaagcgaacatttatttatcttttatgagaataacagctactgacattgtttttctgcaaacaaactataatcctactctttgattttgtgcagtagatagaaattaggtataaaggtataagagagcagatctactgagaatgaatttctgtgtcggtttagaatcacgtttgggatcatgtggtttcaggtgaaacatgcagggatgtgcagttatagacagactgtgtcaggattagacagaacaagctttgacaagtgctgtcaatgcacagatttgtttttttacattattctatatacaatattcatgaaaatatatgtaatctcttccttttctttctgtgtgtttgtgcagggagtgtatttatgttaggaaggacagtcaagttcagagtgatcattttaatcatccaaaataattccatactctaataatgaaaattgaacactactcttatatttaagccaaaagttaatggaccagcttcagccatccccaggaacagaaagatcatatatcaaaaaagtatccaacaaattccaataaccacagtacagggttatgggacacacacatcacaggaagcacagggcacaaggcagagacaccctggatgggatgccagtccatcacagggcaaacactcactcacatgctgaggacaatcaagagacactaattcaccaaactgcatgatcttcgacagcatgaggaaacctgaggaaacccacaggaacacggggagaacatgcaagctgtacatgcagaaccaggagtgggaaccacacccacaagcctggaggtgtgaagtgagagcagctggtctgaagtcctgaagggagctggagcgccatttctttggaacagtgtggagccgtcctgcattactgcttatcctgtacaggggggtggggagcctggagcctgtcccaggtggcacagggcgggggacacaatggacaggatactagtttatagcagagcacaaactcacacatacagactcacactaagggcagcttagagattccaatcggctgatcgcagtttcatgttctccaaagtaggaggagaaagcccacattggaagaacatgcagacttcacacatacagcaggagggacaggaaacaagccaagagacagaggttacaccccgagaccccacacccccccacaatcacacatactgttaggatttgtttaaaagttacattttaatgctacaaaattatgactgactatgaacttcaacaaaattatgactgactatgactatgactatgaacttcatattccagaacagaaagcctgccgctttcttggactcctgttgatactggtgaccagaaactgggaccagagtaaccggagtctgggatgaaggagggacccacgtagcaggacccagggcagtctagcaggacatcctctggatccatgttggaatctatgctgactttaataatgttaccttacaggatttacccgtttctgtgccctgtacctacagtaaggaggtgggatctctgctccttcaaagcagacagactcactcacatatgattacagttctagtacatagcagatactgttgctgaaagtggtgaacaagtgaggcaaatgtaacaatgcaaacatgccgctgtcaaggtgctgcctgggcactagtgcagctaggctggtatttctgggctccacagacatcactggtggttggtgtcgtggtcaccgggatgaaagactcgtgcagcaggtgtttctcagacaacaaacagggacttactgggatcaggatgggaggctatggaaccggcaacacataaggcacaacatcagtgatcgaactggggaacacaggaccaggaagcacttaaatggaggactaatgatggaagagactggagacagctgggagtgtttaacacgagggctggaacgagacgtgagaccaacaagcagcaaacatggcctgttagagccacgtcagggaggaggcgggacatttaatttcatttttatatagtgcctcacagagtcgtcccaaggcactttacatagatgtgtagtcatacattacaacatcattaaagagagtgatacacaaggggaaaaaggaaagaaagatattaaataaagaaagccagatgacaacggaggagaggaaccaaaacccccaagtaaggagaaaaaaagacctctgggggtccatggacaactggctgcccaacccccccggcagactaatattactgagaacagaaaagagtggagctgcttgctaaaggccaggtgtgaggtgtgattaaagtctgtcaataagcctgttctccacgctggcctgtgtagggtgacactcaaggctgcacccaggatgacacagttagcaggtccaattcgcagtgtcacccctccatgggacagaaccaggactccagctgagatggtgccccccccgggcagcacctggaaatgtggggaggcagagagcatggatggtcagaacatgcgttgacccataaatggacaagcatagtggataaaaatggcattgcttaatgtgacagtacccccccccaccccaacccaccagaagcatgtgctccggccatgaagtccaaaggggttagacaacagggatggaaccagactggactctggactagacaggggatgacagaacagatggtagacaggacaagaccagacaagactagacagaacactagacagacagcaacaccagacataagagcagttgcaggacatcactaaggacatggagcggaaaaaggaaaagctaggaaccacaggtacagcagtcctgtcagaccccaaaacaggacggacaggtggagggtcaacaagaacaggggcacaggatgcacaagacaaggagagatacaggcgggacagagcaacaagacaaacactgaggcacaaaaaggaataacatggggcatccagggaagccaggcgaagattcggggctggggaccctcctaggcccctttccaggtgaggctgaactctgccgaatcacaggaccagagggtctgggagggccagcagggccggagGACGTGAGGAGTTGGCGggcgatgagagaaccgcagagcagtagggcagcaaggagacaacaggagaggaacaggaagatgacaagggacatacagggcaagagcagatactggcaaaccctctctgggagacagacattctgcctgccgctttcttgggctcctgttgattctggtgaccagaaactgggaccagagtaaccggagtctgggatgaagaagggacccacgtagcaggaccc
This region includes:
- the LOC125721945 gene encoding E3 ubiquitin-protein ligase TRIM47-like, translating into MAEARVAVDVNELSCAICLDILKDPVAIPCGHSYCMSCIKSCWDQEDHAGVYSCPQCRQTFIPRPVLGRNTMLAEVVEKLKKTGLQAAAPADQYAGPGDVECDVCTGRKHKAVKSCLVCLASYCETDLQLHNKLHHAKQHKLIDATGHLKDMVCSNHDKPLEVYCRNDQQCICYLCTMDEHRGHDTVSAATGRAEIQKQMGEIQREFQQRIQMREKELQELREAVASITSSAQSAVEDSERIFTEMIRSIERRRSEVTKLIRDQEKAAVSQAEGDMDRLKQEIDELKRRHSELEQLSHTEDHIHFLQRRQALPVTPEAGFGPRISVSPRSNFGNLRKAVSELKDQLENFCRMKMAEIHHQLPKTPSYRY